A window of Sutcliffiella cohnii contains these coding sequences:
- the rbfA gene encoding 30S ribosome-binding factor RbfA → MTLRANRVGEQMKKELSDIIGRKIKDPRVGFVTVTDVEVTGDLQQAKVFISVLGDEEKRQDTLIGLAKAKGFIRSEIGKRIRLRKTPELFFEFDESVDYGNRIESLLQEINNQSPSEKGE, encoded by the coding sequence GTGACGTTAAGAGCAAATCGTGTTGGAGAGCAAATGAAAAAAGAACTTTCCGATATTATAGGTCGTAAAATTAAAGACCCACGTGTTGGTTTCGTTACTGTTACGGACGTGGAAGTTACAGGAGACTTGCAACAAGCTAAAGTTTTTATTTCTGTATTAGGTGACGAAGAAAAGCGCCAAGATACGTTAATTGGATTAGCAAAAGCAAAAGGTTTTATTCGTAGTGAAATTGGTAAACGAATTCGCTTACGTAAAACTCCTGAACTATTCTTTGAATTTGATGAATCAGTTGATTACGGCAACAGAATTGAAAGTTTACTACAGGAAATTAATAATCAATCCCCTTCTGAAAAGGGTGAATAA
- a CDS encoding DUF503 domain-containing protein: MILYIECECIIYNAQSLKDKRAVLQRVLTRLKQRFNISVAEMDYQDLWQRTKIAIVAVSASQQMLDKELNKVLQYIDSFPEWERAETSFDWL; this comes from the coding sequence ATGATTTTATATATAGAATGTGAGTGCATTATTTATAATGCACAATCATTAAAAGATAAACGGGCAGTATTACAAAGAGTATTAACTCGACTAAAACAACGCTTTAATATTTCCGTAGCAGAAATGGACTATCAAGATTTATGGCAACGTACAAAAATTGCTATTGTTGCCGTTTCTGCTAGCCAGCAAATGTTGGATAAAGAGTTGAACAAAGTACTACAATACATTGATTCTTTCCCTGAATGGGAACGAGCAGAAACGTCGTTTGATTGGCTGTAA